A single region of the Oncorhynchus kisutch isolate 150728-3 linkage group LG30, Okis_V2, whole genome shotgun sequence genome encodes:
- the LOC109875374 gene encoding phakinin-like isoform X2, which produces MPLPRRRSSFLGQHSAAERLGSASTRAGTAGITTAPRGVFVGTAPTGGTCSLGTRVSRRALGISSVFLQGLRSTAVPVMPHGAGAGGRQHPGGAESLNCCLMEYRDKVHALELLNQQLEEQIRHCLDRKASSAGAWGPLRQDWEDVYRQVSESILDNARLMLQTENVQANAEDFKDRYENEQPFRKAVEEEISSLYKVIDDANLTKSDLESQMDSMRAELRDLARNHEEDVRVLYNQMAGREVDEPDAPIETNLDQILAYIRSHWETVIEKNRAETDAYLEYKEESVGSKLSHEEEELESLKTEYNDAGCKIQSLQAETESIRALKRGLENSLNDAKHWHDIELQNLGSVIRKLESELGDVHGDIEQQRRDYETLLGNKMRLELEIGTYHGILDGEESRYHPSMCTGASEPEGSRTPLTPHLEPHGGPAPQGSNTSSY; this is translated from the exons ATGCCTCTGCCAAGACGTCGGTCCTCCTTCTTGGGCCAGCACTCCGCTGCAGAGCGCCTGGGTAGTGCCAGCACCAGGGCTGGCACCGCGGGCATCACCACAGCCCCCCGGGGCGTCTTTGTGGGGACAGCCCCCACGGGCGGCACCTGCAGCCTGGGCACGCGAGTGTCGCGGCGTGCCCTGGGCATCAGCAGTGTGTTCCTGCAGGGGCTGAGGAGCACGGCTGTGCCTGTTATGCCCcatggggctggggctggtggCAGGCAGCACCCCGGGGGTGCTGAGAGCCTTAACTGCTGCCTGATGGAGTACAGGGACAAGGTGCACGCCCTGGAGCTGCTCAACCAGCAGCTGGAGGAGCAGATCCGACACTGCCTGGATCGTAAGGCGTCCAGTGCCGGAGCCTGGGGTCCCCTCAGACAGGACTGGGAGGACGTCTACAGGCAG GTTAGTGAGTCCATCCTTGACAATGCCAGGCTAATGCTGCAGACAGAAAATGTGCAGGCCAACGCTGAGGACTTCAAGGACCG GTATGAGAATGAGCAGCCCTTCAGGAAAGCGGTTGAGGAGGAGATCAGCTCTCTGTACAAGGTGATTGACGATGCCAACCTGACCAAGTCAGACCTGGAGAGCCAGATGGACAGCATGAGGGCTGAGCTCCGAGACCTGGCCCGCAACCACGAGGAG GACGTGAGGGTGCTATACAACCAGATGGCAGGCCGTGAGGTGGACGAACCGGACGCTCCCATTGAGACCAATCTGGACCAGATACTGGCCTACATCCGCTCCCACTGGGAAACAGTCATCGAGAAGAACCGTGCCGAGACCGATGCCTACCTGGAATACAAG gAGGAGAGTGTGGGCAGTAAGCTGAGtcatgaggaggaggagctggagagtCTGAAGACAGAGTATAACGATGCTGGTTGTAAAATCCAGAGTTTGCAGGCCGAAACCGAGTCCATCAGAGCACTG AAGCGCGGCCTGGAGAACTCCCTGAACGACGCCAAGCATTGGCATGACATCGAGTTGCAGAACCTGGGATCCGTCATTCGCAAGCTGGAGTCAGAGCTGGGCGACGTCCATGGCGACATTGAACAGCAACGCCGTGACTATGAGACGTTGCTGGGCAACAAAATGCGCCTGGAGCTGGAGATCGGCACCTACCACGGCATCTTGGATGGGGAGGAGAGCCGCTACCACCCCTCTAT GTGCACAGGTGCATCAGAGCCTGAAGGGAGTCGAACTCCCCTTACTCCCCATTTGGAGCCCCACGGCGGCCCAGCACCTCAAG GTTCCAACACATCTAGTTACTAG
- the LOC109875374 gene encoding phakinin-like isoform X1, producing MPLPRRRSSFLGQHSAAERLGSASTRAGTAGITTAPRGVFVGTAPTGGTCSLGTRVSRRALGISSVFLQGLRSTAVPVMPHGAGAGGRQHPGGAESLNCCLMEYRDKVHALELLNQQLEEQIRHCLDRKASSAGAWGPLRQDWEDVYRQVSESILDNARLMLQTENVQANAEDFKDRYENEQPFRKAVEEEISSLYKVIDDANLTKSDLESQMDSMRAELRDLARNHEEDVRVLYNQMAGREVDEPDAPIETNLDQILAYIRSHWETVIEKNRAETDAYLEYKQEESVGSKLSHEEEELESLKTEYNDAGCKIQSLQAETESIRALKRGLENSLNDAKHWHDIELQNLGSVIRKLESELGDVHGDIEQQRRDYETLLGNKMRLELEIGTYHGILDGEESRYHPSMCTGASEPEGSRTPLTPHLEPHGGPAPQGSNTSSY from the exons ATGCCTCTGCCAAGACGTCGGTCCTCCTTCTTGGGCCAGCACTCCGCTGCAGAGCGCCTGGGTAGTGCCAGCACCAGGGCTGGCACCGCGGGCATCACCACAGCCCCCCGGGGCGTCTTTGTGGGGACAGCCCCCACGGGCGGCACCTGCAGCCTGGGCACGCGAGTGTCGCGGCGTGCCCTGGGCATCAGCAGTGTGTTCCTGCAGGGGCTGAGGAGCACGGCTGTGCCTGTTATGCCCcatggggctggggctggtggCAGGCAGCACCCCGGGGGTGCTGAGAGCCTTAACTGCTGCCTGATGGAGTACAGGGACAAGGTGCACGCCCTGGAGCTGCTCAACCAGCAGCTGGAGGAGCAGATCCGACACTGCCTGGATCGTAAGGCGTCCAGTGCCGGAGCCTGGGGTCCCCTCAGACAGGACTGGGAGGACGTCTACAGGCAG GTTAGTGAGTCCATCCTTGACAATGCCAGGCTAATGCTGCAGACAGAAAATGTGCAGGCCAACGCTGAGGACTTCAAGGACCG GTATGAGAATGAGCAGCCCTTCAGGAAAGCGGTTGAGGAGGAGATCAGCTCTCTGTACAAGGTGATTGACGATGCCAACCTGACCAAGTCAGACCTGGAGAGCCAGATGGACAGCATGAGGGCTGAGCTCCGAGACCTGGCCCGCAACCACGAGGAG GACGTGAGGGTGCTATACAACCAGATGGCAGGCCGTGAGGTGGACGAACCGGACGCTCCCATTGAGACCAATCTGGACCAGATACTGGCCTACATCCGCTCCCACTGGGAAACAGTCATCGAGAAGAACCGTGCCGAGACCGATGCCTACCTGGAATACAAG caggAGGAGAGTGTGGGCAGTAAGCTGAGtcatgaggaggaggagctggagagtCTGAAGACAGAGTATAACGATGCTGGTTGTAAAATCCAGAGTTTGCAGGCCGAAACCGAGTCCATCAGAGCACTG AAGCGCGGCCTGGAGAACTCCCTGAACGACGCCAAGCATTGGCATGACATCGAGTTGCAGAACCTGGGATCCGTCATTCGCAAGCTGGAGTCAGAGCTGGGCGACGTCCATGGCGACATTGAACAGCAACGCCGTGACTATGAGACGTTGCTGGGCAACAAAATGCGCCTGGAGCTGGAGATCGGCACCTACCACGGCATCTTGGATGGGGAGGAGAGCCGCTACCACCCCTCTAT GTGCACAGGTGCATCAGAGCCTGAAGGGAGTCGAACTCCCCTTACTCCCCATTTGGAGCCCCACGGCGGCCCAGCACCTCAAG GTTCCAACACATCTAGTTACTAG